The genomic segment TTGGCAGCGTTTTTAGGCGCCTTTATAGGTAATCGACTGATAAAAAAAATCACTTTATCCATAGTTAAAATTATTGTAGCGATTATGCTTTTTGTAATTGCACTCGGATTAGGAACAGGATTAATTTAGAAAACTTGACACATACAAATTATTTTTGTATAATGTAAAAGAATTTTTACTATGCAAAAAATAAACACCATATATTATACTTATTACCGTCAGGCATTTTACTACCCTTATTGGTGGTGCGTATCATTTCGTAAATGGTGTTGATAGATTAATTGCAGAATAATTTTAATAAATTATTAAACAATAGAAAGCCCGTCTTGAAACACCAAGATGGGCTTTTTAGTTTTTAAAAGGCAACAAATATGAAATTTGATGAATTTAAATCGCTTGCACACACACATAAAATTGTTACAATCACTGAAACGATGTTAGCCGATATGTTAACTCCTGTTTCAGCTTATATGCGATTACGACGGAATGCGGAAACGTCATTCTTATTCGAAAGCGTTGAAGGTGATGAAAAGATTGCCCGCTATTCATTTCTTGGACGCAGCCCGACTTTTACAATCCGTAATAAAAATTTTGAAACCCGGATATCAAATCATAACAACGAAAGAATATTGTACGATAATTATTTTGATATCTTAACGAACTTGATTGCGCAATATAACATCAGCCGAACCCCAAACACTTCCCGTTTTGCAGGCGGGTTTGTCGGCTATTTCGGTTACGATATTATCAGGAATATCGAGAAGGTTCCAAACAAAAATCCAAACGATATCACCGCTGACGAAACAATCTTAGGCTTTTTCCCAACCGTCCTGATTTTCGATCATCTCAAACATCAAATAATTTTTCTATCGAATATATTCATTGATGATAATCTTTCCCTTGAGTTACAATATGATACAGCTATGAACGAAATCGCAATGTTAAAAAATGATTTAATACAGAGTGAATTCAGATTGGGAAATTTTTCCGCAAACATATCCGATTTAAAATCCAATACTACGCAGACAGAATTTGAAGCAAATGTTTTAAGAGCAAAATCTTACATTGGTGCGGGGGATATTTTTCAGGTTGTCTTATCTCAACGTTTTGAAATTCCTTACAGCGGTGATGATTTTAATGTTTATCGTGCATTAAGAGTTGTGAACCCTTCGCCGTATCTTTACTATTTGGATTTTGGAGATTGTAGAGTAATTGGTTCATCGCCGGAA from the Bacteroidota bacterium genome contains:
- the trpE gene encoding anthranilate synthase component I encodes the protein MKFDEFKSLAHTHKIVTITETMLADMLTPVSAYMRLRRNAETSFLFESVEGDEKIARYSFLGRSPTFTIRNKNFETRISNHNNERILYDNYFDILTNLIAQYNISRTPNTSRFAGGFVGYFGYDIIRNIEKVPNKNPNDITADETILGFFPTVLIFDHLKHQIIFLSNIFIDDNLSLELQYDTAMNEIAMLKNDLIQSEFRLGNFSANISDLKSNTTQTEFEANVLRAKSYIGAGDIFQVVLSQRFEIPYSGDDFNVYRALRVVNPSPYLYYLDFGDCRVIGSSPEILVRKENDYAEVYPIAGTRKRGTNEQEDKQLENDLLKDEKELAEHIMLVDLGRNDLGRICKPGTVKVDELMKIVRYSHVMHIASRVSGIIEENKTAIDVLKAAFPAGTVSGAPKIRAMEIIDELENVQRGIYAGGIGYIDLSGNLDTCIAIRTIFAKNGVLYFQSGAGIVADSIPVNEYQETLHKSEAIVEAIKLAKGLK